A region of Labeo rohita strain BAU-BD-2019 unplaced genomic scaffold, IGBB_LRoh.1.0 scaffold_61, whole genome shotgun sequence DNA encodes the following proteins:
- the LOC127161280 gene encoding CD27 antigen-like isoform X4 — protein MTTTMKQPDTKHILAIFVAASSTLCVATCPENHFRLQESLCCLNCPEGMYVARNCSGGPKTYIGVVCTQCLRCEEIGEETVSQCTQFSNTECAKKVPQITFRISNSGESDESSAELFHISI, from the exons ATGACAACTACAATGAAACAACCAGACACCAAGCACATTTTG GCAATATTTGTGGCTGCATCTAGTACTCTATGTGTAGCAACATGCCCAGAAAACCATTTCCGGCTTCAAGAATCGCTGTGCTGCTTGAACTGCCCAGAAG GCATGTATGTTGCCCGGAACTGTTCTGGAGGACCCAAAACCTACATTGGTGTGGTATGTACTCAATGCCTCAGATGTGAAG AAATTGGAGAGGAAACTGTTTCCCAGTGCACACAGTTCTCAAACACAGAGTGTGCAA AAAAAGTGCCACAAATAACTTT CAGAATCAGTAATTCTGGTGAATCTGATGAAAGCTCTGCAG aactATTCCATATTTCCATCTAA
- the LOC127161280 gene encoding CD27 antigen-like isoform X1 has product MTTTMKQPDTKHILAIFVAASSTLCVATCPENHFRLQESLCCLNCPEGMYVARNCSGGPKTYIGVVCTQCLRCEEIGEETVSQCTQFSNTECAKKVPQITLNGSSYVIAAVFMLAVIVASCFFSRISNSGESDESSAEELFHISI; this is encoded by the exons ATGACAACTACAATGAAACAACCAGACACCAAGCACATTTTG GCAATATTTGTGGCTGCATCTAGTACTCTATGTGTAGCAACATGCCCAGAAAACCATTTCCGGCTTCAAGAATCGCTGTGCTGCTTGAACTGCCCAGAAG GCATGTATGTTGCCCGGAACTGTTCTGGAGGACCCAAAACCTACATTGGTGTGGTATGTACTCAATGCCTCAGATGTGAAG AAATTGGAGAGGAAACTGTTTCCCAGTGCACACAGTTCTCAAACACAGAGTGTGCAA AAAAAGTGCCACAAATAACTTT GAATGGTTCCTCATATGTAATAGCCGCTGTTTTCATGCTGGCTGTGATTGTGGCATCCTGCTTTTTCAGCAGAATCAGTAATTCTGGTGAATCTGATGAAAGCTCTGCAG aagaactATTCCATATTTCCATCTAA
- the LOC127161280 gene encoding CD27 antigen-like isoform X2, producing the protein MTTTMKQPDTKHILAIFVAASSTLCVATCPENHFRLQESLCCLNCPEGMYVARNCSGGPKTYIGVVCTQCLRCEEIGEETVSQCTQFSNTECAKKVPQITLNGSSYVIAAVFMLAVIVASCFFSRISNSGESDESSAELFHISI; encoded by the exons ATGACAACTACAATGAAACAACCAGACACCAAGCACATTTTG GCAATATTTGTGGCTGCATCTAGTACTCTATGTGTAGCAACATGCCCAGAAAACCATTTCCGGCTTCAAGAATCGCTGTGCTGCTTGAACTGCCCAGAAG GCATGTATGTTGCCCGGAACTGTTCTGGAGGACCCAAAACCTACATTGGTGTGGTATGTACTCAATGCCTCAGATGTGAAG AAATTGGAGAGGAAACTGTTTCCCAGTGCACACAGTTCTCAAACACAGAGTGTGCAA AAAAAGTGCCACAAATAACTTT GAATGGTTCCTCATATGTAATAGCCGCTGTTTTCATGCTGGCTGTGATTGTGGCATCCTGCTTTTTCAGCAGAATCAGTAATTCTGGTGAATCTGATGAAAGCTCTGCAG aactATTCCATATTTCCATCTAA
- the LOC127161280 gene encoding CD27 antigen-like isoform X3: protein MTTTMKQPDTKHILAIFVAASSTLCVATCPENHFRLQESLCCLNCPEGMYVARNCSGGPKTYIGVVCTQCLRCEEIGEETVSQCTQFSNTECAKKVPQITFRISNSGESDESSAEELFHISI from the exons ATGACAACTACAATGAAACAACCAGACACCAAGCACATTTTG GCAATATTTGTGGCTGCATCTAGTACTCTATGTGTAGCAACATGCCCAGAAAACCATTTCCGGCTTCAAGAATCGCTGTGCTGCTTGAACTGCCCAGAAG GCATGTATGTTGCCCGGAACTGTTCTGGAGGACCCAAAACCTACATTGGTGTGGTATGTACTCAATGCCTCAGATGTGAAG AAATTGGAGAGGAAACTGTTTCCCAGTGCACACAGTTCTCAAACACAGAGTGTGCAA AAAAAGTGCCACAAATAACTTT CAGAATCAGTAATTCTGGTGAATCTGATGAAAGCTCTGCAG aagaactATTCCATATTTCCATCTAA